From Rutidosis leptorrhynchoides isolate AG116_Rl617_1_P2 chromosome 3, CSIRO_AGI_Rlap_v1, whole genome shotgun sequence, a single genomic window includes:
- the LOC139897342 gene encoding probable inactive purple acid phosphatase 29: MMSKILLIIVLVFCSSLITSSNGSGAKQLGFNPKNGQLKIMQVADMHYADGSNTPYEDVLPNQFAHCTDLNTTDFLYRMIKAEKPDLIVFTGDNIYGPDATDAVKSLNAAFAPAINSKIPWVAVLGNHDQESTLSREDVMKHIVGMENTLSQLNPSGVDFIDGFGNYNLQVRGVEGSNYVNESILNLYFLDSGDYSTVPSIPGYGWIKPSQQFWLKQTSEKLRESSEALYSAPGLAYFHIPLPEYERVSWSNVTGVRQEGISSASVHSGFFTMSAEDGDVKAVFTGHDHINDFCGKLDGIHLCYGGGFGYHGYGKAGWSRRARIVLVSLFEELNGTWGAVKSIKTWKRLDDDNLTAIDAQVLWKYSHPNYRKKPNYYYSYY, from the coding sequence ATGATGTCGAAAATTCTGTTGATTATCGTCCTTGTTTTCTGCTCGAGTCTAATCACGTCATCTAATGGTAGTGGTGCGAAACAGTTAGGGTTTAATCCAAAGAATGGGCAGTTAAAGATTATGCAAGTGGCTGATATGCATTATGCTGATGGCAGTAACACTCCTTACGAGGATGTATTACCAAATCAGTTTGCACATTGTACAGATCTCAATACAACCGATTTCTTATACCGTATGATCAAAGCTGAAAAACCTGACCTAATTGTATTCACTGGAGATAATATCTACGGACCTGATGCCACAGATGCAGTTAAATCCTTGAATGCAGCATTTGCCCCTGCTATAAACTCGAAAATCCCCTGGGTTGCAGTTTTAGGAAATCATGACCAAGAATCAACCTTGTCACGAGAAGATGTTATGAAGCATATAGTTGGAATGGAGAACACTTTATCCCAGTTAAATCCTAGTGGTGTTGATTTTATTGATGGATTCGGGAACTATAATCTACAAGTTCGTGGAGTTGAAGGGTCAAATTATGTTAACGAATCGATTTTAAACTTGTACTTTCTTGATAGTGGAGACTACTCAACAGTCCCTTCGATTCCTGGGTATGGATGGATTAAACCGTCTCAACAGTTTTGGTTGAAACAAACGTCTGAAAAGCTTCGAGAGAGTTCGGAAGCTTTGTATTCGGCTCCCGGACTTGCATATTTTCATATCCCATTGCCTGAGTATGAAAGAGTCAGTTGGTCAAATGTGACTGGTGTAAGACAAGAAGGGATTAGCTCTGCTTCAGTGCATTCGGGGTTTTTTACAATGTCAGCTGAAGATGGTGATGTAAAGGCTGTTTTCACGGGTCATGATCATATTAACGATTTCTGTGGGAAGTTAGATGGGATTCATCTTTGTTATGGTGGTGGATTTGGTTATCATGGTTATGGGAAGGCTGGATGGTCAAGAAGGGCTAGGATTGTTTTGGTTTCTTTATTTGAGGAATTAAATGGTACATGGGGTGCAGTCAAGTCCATCAAAACATGGAAGCGGCTCGATGATGACAACTTAACCGCTATTGATGCTCAGGTTCTTTGGAAGTATTCGCACCCCAATTATAGAAAGAAGCCTaactattattattcatattattga